CGGCCAGCCGGGGGAGCCGGCTGGCGACGAGCACCGCCACGGCTTGGCTGCTTGGCTCGTCGTCGGCACCGGGCAGGATCGCGTGCAGGAGGTCGCCGAACCCGAGGTGCGACGAGCCTTGCAGCAGGTGCACCGCGGACAGCACGAGCAGCGCGACGATTCCGGCGAGGAAGACGATCGGTGCCTTGCGGCTGCGCGGGGCCGGTGCCGGCGGCCGGGCTGGAGCGGGGGCGGCTGCGGTCATCGTCAGCGGGTCAGCGCGGCGGTGAGCGCGTCGACGTAAGCGATCCCGGACTTCGGGCCGCCGAACGTCCAGATGCCGTCCGGGATCCGGTGCAGGCTGCCCGACTTCACGAAGGGCAGCTGCCGCCACACCGCGTTGCCGGCGAGGTCCTCGGCGAACACGTCGGTCTCGGTCCCGTTGGCGACGTAGACGAAGGACGTCGCGGGATCGCTGATCTTGGTCAGGCCTTCGACGTCGGTGGGGGCGAGGCCGTACACCTTGTCGCCTTCGCCGGTCCACTGGTTGGCAGCGCCGAGCCGCGCGGCGATGCTTCCGAGGAACGAGCCCTTCGTGTACATCCGGACGGTGACCGTGCCGGACGTCGTGGACCCGTTGGCCATCACGAACTTGGCACCGGACTTGCCCGCGGCGGCGATCTTCTTCGTGCCGTCGGCGACCTTGGCGTCGAACTCGGCGAGCAGGGCGCGGCCCCGCTCCTGGGTGCCGGTCGCGTCGGCCAGCGTCGTCACGGTCTTGCGCAGATAGGCGATCGGGTCGGCGGAATCGGAGCCGCGCAGGGTGAGTACCGGCGCGCGCTTCGAAAGCTGCGCTATGACGTTCTCCGGCAGGTCCGTCGTGGCGACGACGAGGTCCGGGTGCAACGCGGAGATCGCGTCGAGGCTGGGTTCGCCGCGGGTGCCGACGTCCGGCGTGGCTTCGGCGAGCGGCAGCACCTTGTCATAGGTGTTGTAGCCCTTCACATCCGCGGCCCCGATCGGCTGCACACCCAGCGCGAGAAGGTTCTCGGTGAGACCCCACTCCAGCGAGACGATCTTCGCGGCCGGCGCGGGCAGGTCGACCTTGCCGCGCTCGTCGGCGAGGCGCACCGGGCCGGCTGGCTTCGCGGCGGCGGACTGGTCCGGACTGGCCGGGGCTTCGGTGGTGCCGCAGGCGGCGAGGGTGACCGTGGCGAGCAGGGCCGCGGCGGCTGAGAAGAACGGTCTGCGGGCAGGGCGGAACACAGCGGACACGGGTTTTCCTTCGTACTAGGGGAATGGGTCAGGCGGAGCGGGCCGGCCGCCGCCGGGTGGTGTGCCGTCCGACCGGGCGCGTGCGGACGTGCCCTTCCTCGTCGGCATCGACGTCGATGCGCAGCCCGTATACGGCGCTGAGCAGTTCGGACGTCAGCACGTCGGCCGGGCGGCCGGTGGCGCGGACCGTGCCTCGGCACAGCAGCACCACCTCGTCGGCGACAGCGGCGGCCTGGTCGAGGTCGTGCAGCACGACGCCGACCGCGACGCGGTGTTCGTCGGCGAGATCGCGGACCAGATCGAGTGTTTCGATCTGGTAGCGCAGGTCGAGGAACGTGGTCGGCTCGTCCAGCAGGACGACGCCGGTGTCCTGGGCGAAACAGGTCGCGAGCCAGACTCGCTGCAGCTCTCCGCCGGACAGTTCGTCCACCGGGCGGTCGGCCATCGCGTCGACGCCGGTGTGCCGCATCGCCCGTTCGACCAGTCGCGCGCCGTCGGGGTCGCCGGTGCCGAAGCGGCCGCGATACGGGTGCCGGCCGTAGGCGACCACATCGCGGACGCGGACGCCGCCGGGCGTCGGGCGCGACTGCGTCAGCAGCGTGACTTGCCGGGCGAACTCCTTGGCGGACAAGGCACGCGCGTCTTTGCCGGTCAGCGTGAGGTCACCGGCGGTCAGCGGGTGCAGCCGGGCCAGCGCCCGCAGCAGCGTCGACTTGCCGGAGCCGTTCGGTCCGATCAAGACGGTGACCGTGCCGGAGCGCAGCGTGAGCCCGGCGTCCTCGACCACCGGCTTTCCGCCGTAGCCGAGTGCGAGCCCGGTTCCGGCGAGGGCCGGGGCATCCGGCCAGGAGTCACTCATGAAGGTTAGCCTAACCTGACCGACGGATCGAGGGAAACCGGGCACATCGGCGGTGCCGGACGTCACGGACGTTTCGTGCCGGCCGACCCGGCCCGGAGGTGAAACGCCGCTGCCGCGCATTGCCGCCGCTCTGGCTTCGGCTGTCTCGGCTCCCGCATCGGCGAGCGCACCACCGGGGGGTGTGGCGGGCACGGTGGGCCGGGTCCGCGGCCGGGAGGTACGGCCTGATGGCGGACCTGGCGCGGATGATCGTCCGGGTGCGCTTGCCGGTGTTCCTCAGGGCGGCGGCTCCCAGGCACCGCAGGGAGGCGATCGCCGTCGATCGACGGTGTCTACTGTGGACTGTTCGAGAGCAGGTGCCGTTCCAGGAATGGATTGCGGAACTTTCCCGCCGGGTCCAGCTCCGCCGCCAGCTCCCGGAACTGCCGTACCCCGCGGTGGTCGAGGTCCAGCGCCGCGCCGTGGAACAGCTTGCCCCAGTGCGGCCGGGCGGTGAACGGAGCGAGCCGTTCCTCGATCAGCGGCAGCACCGCTTCCACTTCCGGCTGGCGAGGCTGCCAGGTGAAATGCAGTGCCACCCGGTCGCCGTCGAAAGCGGGGCTCAGCCAGAGGCCGTCGCCTGCCACCGTGCGGATTTCCGATACCACCAGCAGCGGCGCGATCCGGTCGCCGATGCCGCGCAGCGCCTCGAACGCCGCGGTGGCGTGCGCGCGCGGCACGAAGTACTCGCTCTGCAGTTCCGCGCCGACACTCGGCGCGAATTCCAGCCGGAAGTGCGGCAGCCGGTCGTACCACGGACCGGGGATCCCGCCTTGCACCGTGGTGTTTTCCGCCGCGATGCCCGCCGCGTGGGCGGGGTGGCGCGGACCGTCGGCGGGCAGCGCGCCGAACAGCGAGTCCGGCGCCTCGTGCGGGACTCGGTTTTTGAGCAATACCTGATCGATGACGTCGCGCGCCCAGTTCGTGAACAGGCTGACGCTGTAGCCCGCCGCTTGGATCTCGTCGAAGTGCTCGAGGGCGGCAGACCACGGGAGACTGTCGAAAACGTCTTGCCGGACCGAGAAAGCCGGTTCCAGGTCGAGGGTGAGCCGGGTAACGACGCCGAGCGCGCCGACGTTCACGACCACGCCGGGGAACATGTCGTCGGCGCGGGAGAAGGTGCGAAGCGACCCGTCGGAGGTGAGCAGTTCCACCGCGGACACCGCCGACGCGAGGCCGCGCAGCCGCTCGCCGGAGCCGTGGGTGCCGGTCGCGACGCTGCCGGCCACCGTGATGTGGGGGAGCGAGGCCAGGTTGGCCAAGGCGAACCCGGCCTCGTGCACCTGGGCGACCACGTCGCCGTAGCGGGTACCGCCGGCGACGGTCAGCGTGCCGGCCGCGATCTCGGGTGCCAGGACGATGGCGGACAGGTCGAGCTGGAGCCCGTCCGGGCTGTCTGCGACGGTGTTGAAGCTGTGCCGGCTGCCAAGAGCCTTGACCCGGGTCGCGCCGGCCACGAGTTCCTGCGCTTCGGCGAGCGTGCGCGGGGCGAGGATCTCGCGGCCGCGATAGGTGAGGTTGCCAGCCCAGTTTTCGGTCACGGACGGGAAGCCTAATCAGCCCGAGCGCGGCAGACTGGGGACAGGCCGACGCGAGGGGACCGGACAATGCAATCTGCTGGACTCGTGCTGCATCCGCGCCGCGACTCGAAGCCAGCGGTGGACGCCGTGCTGGGCTGGGCGGCCGGGCGCGGGATCGAGATCCTCGGCATCGCCGACGAGATCGCGCGGGTCGACTGCTCGGCGACCAGCGTCACCCCGGCCGAACTGGGCAGCCGGGCGGACCTGCTGGTCAGCCTCGGCGGCGACGGCACCATGCTTCGTGCGATGCGGCTCGCCGACGGCCAGCACGCGCCGGTGCTCGGCGTCAACCTGGGGAAACTCGGCTTCCTCGCCGAGGTGGACGTGCCGGATCTGCCGCTCGCGCTGTCCGCCATCGACCGGGAGGAGTTCACCGTCGAGCCTCGGCTGGCGGTGGACGCGCGGCTGCGCGATCGGGTCGAGACCGCGTTCAACGACGTCGCGGTGGTCCGGGTGCCCGGCGACGGCAGCGCGGTAGTGGCGGTGCTGGTGAACGGCGAGCAGTTCGTCAGCTACGCGGCCGACGCGGTCGTCGTCGCGACCCCGACCGGCTCCACCGCGTACAGCTTCTCCGCGGGCGGGCCGATCACCAGCCCGGCGGTGGAAGCGCTGCTGGTCACGCCGGCCGCGCCGCATTCGGCGTACAGCCGCGGGGTGGTGCTGTCCGTGCACGACACGGTGACCCTGCAGGTGCTGCCGTCCAGCGGGCGGCTCGCGGTGGAGGTGGACGGCCGGGTCGCGGGCTACGTCGGGCCTGGCGAAACCATCGATCTGCATGCCCGGCCGGCGGCCGCACGGGTCGTCCGGCTCGGGATGACGACGTTCTACCAGCGCGCCCGGCGCAAGCTGCGGCTCACCGACTCGGCGGAGATCCCGCTGGCCTGAGCGGCTTTCGCGGTTTTCGGTAATCGGCCGCTGACCTGCGGTTATCTTGTTCGGACTGTGCTGACTGTCACTTGTCGGAGACATTCCCGTGTCCTATTCGTAATGTCATGGCGGCTTTGCGGATCCGAACGAGGAGAGTGGTGCGAGGTGTCCGGTAGACATCGCGACGGATCGAAGTCGTGGCGGCTGCCGGCCGCGGCGGGCGTGCTGGCGGCCGGTGCGCTGGCGGTGCCGGCCTGGCTGACGGCCGGTCCGGCCGAGCCGTTGCCGACTCCGATGGCCGCCGCCGACCTGCACGCGTTCAGCGCGCCTCGGCCGTCGAGCAGCACTCCGCGAACGACTTCGGCCCCGCCGTCGACGTCGACGACCAGCGCCGCGCCCCCGGCTTCCTCGGCTCCCTCGACTCCCTCGTCGTCGCGACCCGCCACCACGTCGAAGACGCCGGTGACCCCGGCCGCCCAGGCGTGTTCGTCCACTTTGGCCGGCACGCAGCCGGCGGTGGCCCAGGCCGGGAACTTTCTCAAGGAAAAGTTCGGAGTAACCGACGTGGGCGGCCGGGCCAGCCGGTCCGGCACGAGCGACCATCCGGCCGGCCTCGCGCTCGACTTCATGGTCGACACGAACACCGGAAACGCTTTGGCCGCTTACGTTCTGGCCCATCAGAACGAGCTCGGCGCGAAGTACGTGATCTGGCAGCAGCGCTACAACGACGGCAGCGGCTGGTCGTCGATGCCAGACCGCGGCAGCGAAACCGCGAACCACTTCGACCACGTCCACGTCTCGTTCGAACGCGGCGCCAAGGTCTCGGTTACCTGCTGACACCCGACTTTCGGCCGGTGTGCCGGGTTCGCCCGGTTGGGCACACTGTGCGCTGTCGACCGGTTACCGTCCGCGTGCGGTGACTTCCGTTCGTCCGCGTGAGGAGCTCCGATGACGGGCAGGTTCTCGATCCGGCTCACCCTTGGCCTGGCCGGAGCGCTGATCGCGCTCGGCGGAACGCTGCCCTCGGTTGCCTCCGCCGCGCCGGACGACCCGGTTTCCTGGAAAGTCCCGGCCAACGCCGCCCAGGCGGCCGATCTGGCCCGCGCCGGATTCGACGTGGCCGGCGCGGATGCGGGCGCGGCGTATGTGGTCGGGAACCGGTCGGTCGCCGGGAAGCTGCGAGAACGGGGCTATGCGCCGGAATTCTTCGACACCGTCTACAAGGGAGTTTCGACCCGGGCGGCGGGTGAGACGTTCTACGGCGGTTACCGGACGGTCGCGGCGCAGGAAGCCCATCTCGCCAGCGTCGCCGCCGCGCATCCGGACCTCGCGACCGAGTACTCGCTCGGCCAGTCGTGGCTGAAGACCCAGGGCAAGGGCGGCCACGACGTCAAGGCGATCTGCCTGACCAAGAAACGGGCTGGCGACTGCACACTGTCCCCGACGTCGGCGAAGCCGAAATTCGTGCTGATGGCCCAGATCCACGCCCGCGAGATCTCCACCGGCGAGCTGGCTTGGCGCTGGATCGACTACCTGGCCGACGGCTATCCGGCCGATGCCACTGCCAAGTCCATTTTGGACACCACTGAGGTGTGGGTGGTTCCGATCGCCAACCCGGACGGCGTCGACATCGTGGCGTCCGGCGGCGACTCGCCGAAACTGCAGCGCAAGAACGCGAACGGCAGCCGAGGCGGATGCACCGGCACCGACCTCGGCATCGACCTCAATCGCAACTCGAGCTTCCGCTGGGGCGGCGACTCGAACTCCCCGTGCTCGGAGACCTACCAGGGGACCGGTGCGGCGTCGGAGCCGGAGACCGCGGCGCTGGAGAAGTTCTTCCGTGCGATCTACCCGGTCCAGCGCGGCAGCGGCGACAACGACCCGGCTCCGGCGACCGCGCGGGGCACGATGATCACGTTGCACAGCTACGGCGACGACATCGTGATCCCGTGGGGATTCACCGACGCGGTGTCGCCGAACGACGCCGCGTACCGGAAGCTCGGCGCGAAGTTCAGCGCGTCGAACGGGTACCTGGTGGGGACCAACGGGGAGACGGTCGGGTATTCGACCAGCGGCACCACGGACGATTTCACGTATGGCGCGCTGGGCGTCGCGAGTTTCACCTTCGAGGTCGGCGCCCAGAGCGGTTCGTGCGGCGGGTTCCTGCCAAAGTACTCGTGCGTGGACAGCACGTTCTGGCCGAAGAACAAAGCCGCGTTCGTCACGGCGGCGAAAGCGGCCGCGGCGCCGTATCAGCAGTAAGGCCGGACGGCGCCGCTCCTGGCCGGTCCGCGGTCAGTGCGGACCGTGCCAGGGGTGCCCGTGCAGTTCGACCGGACGGTTGAGCAGCCGGTTCACCGTGTCGATGCTGTCGT
This sequence is a window from Amycolatopsis benzoatilytica AK 16/65. Protein-coding genes within it:
- a CDS encoding FAD-binding protein, with the protein product MTENWAGNLTYRGREILAPRTLAEAQELVAGATRVKALGSRHSFNTVADSPDGLQLDLSAIVLAPEIAAGTLTVAGGTRYGDVVAQVHEAGFALANLASLPHITVAGSVATGTHGSGERLRGLASAVSAVELLTSDGSLRTFSRADDMFPGVVVNVGALGVVTRLTLDLEPAFSVRQDVFDSLPWSAALEHFDEIQAAGYSVSLFTNWARDVIDQVLLKNRVPHEAPDSLFGALPADGPRHPAHAAGIAAENTTVQGGIPGPWYDRLPHFRLEFAPSVGAELQSEYFVPRAHATAAFEALRGIGDRIAPLLVVSEIRTVAGDGLWLSPAFDGDRVALHFTWQPRQPEVEAVLPLIEERLAPFTARPHWGKLFHGAALDLDHRGVRQFRELAAELDPAGKFRNPFLERHLLSNSPQ
- a CDS encoding NAD(+)/NADH kinase; this translates as MQSAGLVLHPRRDSKPAVDAVLGWAAGRGIEILGIADEIARVDCSATSVTPAELGSRADLLVSLGGDGTMLRAMRLADGQHAPVLGVNLGKLGFLAEVDVPDLPLALSAIDREEFTVEPRLAVDARLRDRVETAFNDVAVVRVPGDGSAVVAVLVNGEQFVSYAADAVVVATPTGSTAYSFSAGGPITSPAVEALLVTPAAPHSAYSRGVVLSVHDTVTLQVLPSSGRLAVEVDGRVAGYVGPGETIDLHARPAAARVVRLGMTTFYQRARRKLRLTDSAEIPLA
- a CDS encoding ABC transporter substrate-binding protein produces the protein MSAVFRPARRPFFSAAAALLATVTLAACGTTEAPASPDQSAAAKPAGPVRLADERGKVDLPAPAAKIVSLEWGLTENLLALGVQPIGAADVKGYNTYDKVLPLAEATPDVGTRGEPSLDAISALHPDLVVATTDLPENVIAQLSKRAPVLTLRGSDSADPIAYLRKTVTTLADATGTQERGRALLAEFDAKVADGTKKIAAAGKSGAKFVMANGSTTSGTVTVRMYTKGSFLGSIAARLGAANQWTGEGDKVYGLAPTDVEGLTKISDPATSFVYVANGTETDVFAEDLAGNAVWRQLPFVKSGSLHRIPDGIWTFGGPKSGIAYVDALTAALTR
- a CDS encoding M14 family zinc carboxypeptidase, whose amino-acid sequence is MTGRFSIRLTLGLAGALIALGGTLPSVASAAPDDPVSWKVPANAAQAADLARAGFDVAGADAGAAYVVGNRSVAGKLRERGYAPEFFDTVYKGVSTRAAGETFYGGYRTVAAQEAHLASVAAAHPDLATEYSLGQSWLKTQGKGGHDVKAICLTKKRAGDCTLSPTSAKPKFVLMAQIHAREISTGELAWRWIDYLADGYPADATAKSILDTTEVWVVPIANPDGVDIVASGGDSPKLQRKNANGSRGGCTGTDLGIDLNRNSSFRWGGDSNSPCSETYQGTGAASEPETAALEKFFRAIYPVQRGSGDNDPAPATARGTMITLHSYGDDIVIPWGFTDAVSPNDAAYRKLGAKFSASNGYLVGTNGETVGYSTSGTTDDFTYGALGVASFTFEVGAQSGSCGGFLPKYSCVDSTFWPKNKAAFVTAAKAAAAPYQQ
- a CDS encoding ABC transporter ATP-binding protein, which codes for MSDSWPDAPALAGTGLALGYGGKPVVEDAGLTLRSGTVTVLIGPNGSGKSTLLRALARLHPLTAGDLTLTGKDARALSAKEFARQVTLLTQSRPTPGGVRVRDVVAYGRHPYRGRFGTGDPDGARLVERAMRHTGVDAMADRPVDELSGGELQRVWLATCFAQDTGVVLLDEPTTFLDLRYQIETLDLVRDLADEHRVAVGVVLHDLDQAAAVADEVVLLCRGTVRATGRPADVLTSELLSAVYGLRIDVDADEEGHVRTRPVGRHTTRRRPARSA